The Primulina huaijiensis isolate GDHJ02 chromosome 6, ASM1229523v2, whole genome shotgun sequence genomic sequence TATGGTAGTAGTTATTAGGGCCGAAATAGGTgaactaaaataaaagtttgaatTGGCCCTATGCCTTAGCTTAAGTGCTTAACCCGACGACGATCCAGGTAGGCGAGTAAATCGATGCcttttaaaatatacaatttaTAGCATATAGGATTCAGACTAGGTGGTTGTAATCGACCTGTCGGAAAACTAGAAACTCTCCCCCGGGCTCAATGTAGTTGAAATCTCTACTGGGCGAGGTATCTCGAGCCTCTTGTTGATCGAGAACCTATCTTGAGACCTTTCATTTCGTTCCTCTTTCTCCTCTCTGTAGCCTTAGCATTAAAATATGCAGTATCATCCACTCCAACAGTAGCCTTCTTGTCCCTACATTCACATTACCAGTAGGTGATTTCGCCTGCTTAGAGTGATTCAACAAGAAGATAACTAGAGGAACCTCAAAGTCCTATCCGAGAGGTATTCATCTATCCTCCGCTCTTGGCTAGCATCCAGACTGAAGTAGTTAGCTACATCCCTCATGATTAAACATCCAGAAAAGTAATGTAGTAACATCGAACTATCAACCTAgaagttctttttttttctctcccAGTACATAAAGGAAAAGCTCAAGAGATGTCATAAAGAGAAGACAGTCTGTCTTGACTTTGACTCTTTCCCTGCTTGAGACGGAAAGTTGTCAAGAGATTACACTGATGTTATAATATACATTGATAAGATCGAATTGTAAGGAAGCCTGACACTAGTTTTGATTTCGTAAAATCGATCTCAGTAAAATTTgagaaattgtatttttttatctagtatgtttgtaaatttatttatctatgttgttaactttattttttgtcaaattttttaaatttttttattcatttttcctGATGTGTTGCAGTGTTAATGTGACGTTGACGTATTTAATGTCACATCAATAATCTAGattaaaatgactaaaattattaaaatttagaatatacaaaattaaaactTAAGTTTGATAAGAAAGAACATAATATAAGAGTGATTCAGTTGCCAACGCCCTCCTGATGCAGTGGCCTAGATTTTTCCGATAAGAAAGTGATGAGTTCGATTAATCAACGTTAAAACAAAAACCTCACTCCTATGGTAATCGAGGGGGGAAATTGTGATTCAGTTGAACCTTACCGATACGACACTCCTGACTGAATATTTTGCGGAAACCCACAACAGATAACCTTGTGAAAATGTATTTGTAATATTACTTGTGCGGCTAAACGTCACAGAGTACGATTCTTTCTGATTCGACTCCGTGAAGGACATTTTATCAGGCTTCACACTAATGCTAACTCCTTCCGGGGCAACAATCTTGAGACTGTAATTTGAACATGGTTCACCAACATTTGTCACGATCCGGGTAAATGTTTGCGATGACTTCCCGAACGTGACGGCAAATGAGGGATAGTTAAGCTGTCCTTCAAGAATTTTCGTCGTGCAATGGACCCGTTTGTGTGCGATGATCCCTACTTGCTCGTCTGTGTAGCCCAATCCACACAAGTAGGGGATATAATCCTCGGTTTCAATGTCGTATATCAGCCCCGGTTCGTTTGCTTTAGATGGGTTGACATGCCCTGCGCCCGTGGCGAAAATGTCCGCTGGGGTGAGTGTTTCATCTAAAATTGGTTCGCCTTTGAGATTCACTAGATCAGCTGAGGTCATAATAGCCGATTTTATGGCTGCCGGAGACCAACAAGGGTGCACGCTTTTGAGCAAACCAGCTACCCCACTGAGGTGAGGACATGACATAGATGTGCCCGATTCGATATTAAATGTAAGTGCCGTGTTCGTGTCTTGAACCAGCGGAAATGGCCATGCTGCTAAAATGTTCACTCCAGGTCCAATAATGTCCGGTTTCAGAATCCCTGGTGTTGCCAAACTAGGCCCTCTCGAGGAGAAAGAAGCCACAGCTGGAGCCAACGGGTCTCCAATAATGGTACCTTTGAACAAAATTGTTGCTAACGGAGCTTCGGTTGAGTTTAtgtactctttgattttaagcCCCGATGTGTATGGTACCTGAGCTGCAGGTAAGACATGAGCATCTGCTGACGTGCTGAATCCATCAGTTTGTGAGTTGGCAAGTATCATTGCCGCTCCCCCGGCATCTTTTACCTCTTGACCTTTTGCTAATCTAGCTATTCCTCCTCCTCTGTCACACAAGACAACTTTTCCTTTAACATCGACTCCAGATAACGACCCATTCGCGCAGAATGCTGAATCTTGATTTCCATTGGATCCAGCATAAACAAGGGGTAGCAGCGTTGGAGGGAAATCTTTAGGCTGGAAAACAGATTCGCCATCAAATTCTTGACCGTCTCCTAGTTTTGCTGTGGACCTAATGCTTCTATCAATGGTGCTGGCACCGACAGTGAGAATCCATGGAGCCTCGTTCGTTATTGTTTCCTTTATCGGGCCTGAGTTTCCGCCAGAACAACTGACGAAAATACTCTTCTCAACTGCAGCAAATGATGCTATTGCAATATTGTCCTTGAAAAATGGGGTTGAATCTTCACCAAGGGAAATGGAAAGAACGTCTACACCATCTTCAATCGCAGCATCCAACCCAGCTAGTATATCACTTTCGGGGCAGTCAGGTCCAAAGCAAACTTTATATATGGCTAAATGTGCTTTTGGTGCAACCCCGACCGCTGTGCCATAAGCATTGCCTTGCACACTAGCATTTTTCACCATTCCACCAGCAGCTGTGCTAGCCGTATGCGTTCCATGCCCATCATCATCGAGGGGCGTATCCACAATAGTTTTCGAGGCATTGGATGCCACATTAAATGATCTTGCCCCAATAAGCTTGTTGTTGCACACAGTTGCCTCAAATTCACACTTACCCTTCCATTTAGCAGGTGGAGGCGGCATGCCTTCACTGCTAAATGAAGGATGACTCGGCAGTATCCCTGTGTCAAGAACTCCGATGATGATCCCCTTTCCAAAATGTGACTGCTTCCAAAATCCTGTTTCTTGGTATAATCCAAGAAACTTGGGAGAATGTGTTGTTAGAGGATGTAGAATCCTTTCTGGACTTGCTGAAAGGAACCCATCTTTCTCCTTCATGGACTCGAGTTCTTCAGCAGTAAGTCTCGCTGAGAAACCGCTGATCACATTCTGGTACGAGTACAGCAGTTTCTTGCGTTGCTCGCTAGGTGAATCGCTAGTGATTGTAACAGGCAGAAAAGACTCGTGATAGGCTCTCGTGTCATCGGATAGGGTAGAGACTACACGGCCCTCCGGTTTCTTCACGTGCACAATGTATGTCTTGAGCTCACTTTTTTCGACCCTGGCGGGGAATTCATTGCCGAATGATGAATCAGGGAAGATAATAAAAACTGAAATGAGAGCCAACAAAGTTACTGCAGGCATGGCCATAATCAAAAGCTGAAGCCTGGATTTAGCTCTTCAAAATTTCCCTCCCAGGGTATTTAAAGAGTGTCTATATTCGGGCCTTGAGAAGAAATTGCCGGCAGAAAATATAATgttaaaaagaaattttaacGTACGTATCCGAACTGATGCTAGATTCTTTCCAGGCGGCAAGAAAATGCATGCTACCACAGATATATGAATGTGATGGTTACATGCTACAAAAAATGGGAAAGGTAAGAATAGAAacttttaagaaaatatgtTCATAAATTATTAACTTTTGTGAATAACTGAAATTGGTAAAGATAAATTTAGAGTAACAATGGCAAGATTCCACTTGAGAGAAAAAAAgacaaatgaaataaattaagcTGAGGCGGCATGACTTGGTCTTAGTATTAGAACTTTGCAAATCAGTCTCACTCATGAATGTATAGTAAACCAATGTAAGTTACCATGCCAACTAAAAAATGGAGTGAGTCCTCTCATGACTATTCGAATTGGTGAAGTATGTAAACGAATGATCAATCTTTATATTTTCGATTCTTCCTACCATATATTCTCAGTCGAACATGTAGCAtaatatttcttggtttatttgTCTAGCTTGAGTTGTAGAAAAGCTAAAGTTTTGAAACATTAATTagttaaaattaaataagtatGTTGAATAGATTCGAgataacattaattaattaactgctcatatttgaaaattttttgttgaaaatatgCATTAATTACGAGACTTTGACGgccaaaaaaaattagaatagtAATGAAGTTTAAGAAATGTGATTAGAAAATTTAGACGAAAACCATTAACTGAAATTTGTTTCAATGACTAATGTAAATTAAACGTAGCTAGAGAGTTGCTAGGTTAAAGTGTAAAATATGGTTAACATTACCCATGCAAAACATGTTACATTCAATTTTCCCCTATGTATCGATTCATTTAGGAGACAAGATAAGAAACCAAAGTTCGGGGAGAAAATGTAAAAA encodes the following:
- the LOC140979534 gene encoding subtilisin-like protease 4; the encoded protein is MAMPAVTLLALISVFIIFPDSSFGNEFPARVEKSELKTYIVHVKKPEGRVVSTLSDDTRAYHESFLPVTITSDSPSEQRKKLLYSYQNVISGFSARLTAEELESMKEKDGFLSASPERILHPLTTHSPKFLGLYQETGFWKQSHFGKGIIIGVLDTGILPSHPSFSSEGMPPPPAKWKGKCEFEATVCNNKLIGARSFNVASNASKTIVDTPLDDDGHGTHTASTAAGGMVKNASVQGNAYGTAVGVAPKAHLAIYKVCFGPDCPESDILAGLDAAIEDGVDVLSISLGEDSTPFFKDNIAIASFAAVEKSIFVSCSGGNSGPIKETITNEAPWILTVGASTIDRSIRSTAKLGDGQEFDGESVFQPKDFPPTLLPLVYAGSNGNQDSAFCANGSLSGVDVKGKVVLCDRGGGIARLAKGQEVKDAGGAAMILANSQTDGFSTSADAHVLPAAQVPYTSGLKIKEYINSTEAPLATILFKGTIIGDPLAPAVASFSSRGPSLATPGILKPDIIGPGVNILAAWPFPLVQDTNTALTFNIESGTSMSCPHLSGVAGLLKSVHPCWSPAAIKSAIMTSADLVNLKGEPILDETLTPADIFATGAGHVNPSKANEPGLIYDIETEDYIPYLCGLGYTDEQVGIIAHKRVHCTTKILEGQLNYPSFAVTFGKSSQTFTRIVTNVGEPCSNYSLKIVAPEGVSISVKPDKMSFTESNQKESYSVTFSRTSNITNTFSQGYLLWVSAKYSVRSVVSVRFN